A window of Leptolyngbya sp. FACHB-261 genomic DNA:
TCGCTGCCTTCAGTTCCGGCAACTTGCTAGGGTTGCACAGCGCCACAATTTCTGGTCGAAACTGGCGTATTTGGGCGGCCAACAGATCCACATTGTTACCGGCTGCCAAGCCCACCAGGCGAAACTGATCCGGGTGATGGGCCACGATATCTAAGGTCTGGGTGCCAATCGAACCAGTTGAACCGAGCAGGGTGATTGCTTTCACAGGACCGAAGGGTAAGGTGGGCTACCCGCATTATCCATGAATTAGGGCCTTGGGCTTTTTCGAAGACTTCAATTTTAAAAGGCTCAATCTCTTGGCATTGTCCTACCGCAGCAATTTCAAGTACATCGCTAGGTACAAGCATTAGAGACTCAGTGACTGAGATATTACTGAGTTCTGCTGGTATCAGTTTAATCTTGGTTAGGAATAAGGCAGCATTAGAAATCCGTATCAAAAACTCGTATTAGGAATCAGCTCAATATTTGACCTCGCCTGTTTTTGATAGGAAATTCCAATCTCTCCTATTGAATATCGAGAAAACCCCAACTAAAGAGGATTTGCTGATCGCTTTTCCCTGAGATCTTTGCGGAGATGTTTGCTAAGGACAATTGGCGAATCTCTCACAGGTTTCTCATTTCTCAGGTGAGTTTCTGATTGAGGAACTATTGTGTTGGCCTGACGTCTTCGCCACAGGCTGAGATATGCCGAAAGTTCAATTAAGGATGGTGAATGTGATGCAGACTAAAGCTCTAACTTTTATTGGCGCAGCCATCGCTTTAGCATTAGCGAGTGGTACGGCTGTTGCTCAATCGAGTGGTAGTTCTGAAGTTCAGCTTTCGCCACAAGGGCGACGGATTTTGTGTGAGCGTTTCCCGCTCAATTCTCGTTGTACTGGAGGGGCTACCTCTGGCGCGACAACACCTGCACCGGCTAGCACCCCTGCGACCAGCACGGTTCAGCCGACCGCAACCCCGACCCCAGCTACTACACCTGCCCCCTTGGGAACCCCCAACAGCACGCCTGGAACGCTGGAAACGCCCAGCAGCGTTCCTGAGCCCACCGGCACGCCTCGCACCCTACCTGAGACAACTGACACGCCGGGTAGTCTGCCTGAATCCACGCCCCGTACCCTACCTGAGCCAACGACAACGCCGGGCAGCCCCTTAACCCCTAGTGGCACCCCAGCACCTGGTTCAGGTTCGGGTTCAGGTTCAGGCATGTAAAGCGACGGCTTCAGTTCTACTCTTTGTTAGACACACTCCCCCTAGTTGGATTTAAGCGGGGGAGTGTTTTTTGCGGTTTGGCCCCAAACTTAGTGCCATTTCTGCATGGAGAACCCAACTTGACCAACACATTAGTACAGCAGTTCAACCCCGTTGTCGGGCTCGATTAGAGTTAATAGACCCCAGATTTTGACGCTGGACTCGGCGGAACCAGGCAATCTGTCATGCTGGATCTGCCAGCGACCTTCCTGATTCTGAGATATCCCGCTTATGACGACGTGGCAAGATCCCAAACTATTAGTTCTGCTGGCAGCAGGCTCGCTAATTGTCATGGTGGGCGCGGTGATTGCGCCAATCTTGCCTGAGATCGTGAACCAACTCCATCTCGATCCAAGCAGTGCTGGTAGCTTGGTGAGCTTGCATTACTTGACGGTAGGGCTGGCCAGCCCTCTGTGCGGCATCTTAGCTGACCGCATTGGTCAACTGCGCTTGTTAATTCCTTGTCTAGTGCTCTATGCCCTGTTTGGGGTGTCAGGCGCCTTCTTACAAGACTTCACGCTTTTGTTGGTATCGCGGGGCTTGCTGGGAGCAGCCAGTGGGGGCATTGCTGCCGCCAGTCTTGGCTTACTCAGCAGGTTGTATCAAGGGGAAGACCGTTCGCAAGCTATCGCCTACGTCTCTAGTACGCTTACTCTGGCTAACATTGTTTACCCACTCCTAGGCGGTTGGCTGGGCGCTATTCATTGGCAATGGGCGTTCTACCTGTACGGCTTAGCGTTGCCTCTGGGGATCTGGGCGCTCTACGTTTTTCAGGAAGACGCCCTTGCCCTGAGCCAGCCCAAGGGAGCAACAGATAGCTCAGACACCAGCAACAGTGACTTGTTCCAGGTTCTATGGCGGATTGAAATCTGGCAACTCTTGCTGACGCTCACCTTGGTTTCGGGCGCTGTGTATGGGGTAGTCGTCTATCTGCCTCTTTATCTCAAAGCGACGCTGGGAACTGGGGCTGGGTTGAACGGGACACTCTTGGCGACACAAGCGATTGGGGCCGCAGTCGTTTCAGCCTTTGGCGTTCGGCGCTTAACCAACCGGCTGGGAATTGACGGCACCTTTGCGGTGGGGTTTGGTCTGATGGCTTTGAGCCTAATCGCTATTCCAAACTTGCATCAGCTTTACTGGCTAGTGCCGGTCACAGTCCTGTTTGGCCTGGGGTTTGGCATTGTCACTCCCAGCCTTTACAGTGTCCTGGCAGATCTTACGCCTCTTAAACTACAGTCCAGCGTCTTGGCAGCGGGGACCGGAGCCGGTTTTTTGGGCCAGTTTCTATCGCCCATCCTGCTAGGGCAAGTTTTCGCTACAGCTGGTGTAACAGGGGTGTTTTATACGGTTGCAACTGTCATTATGGGCGCGGGCGCTGCCTCGGTGCTGCTGTTGAGGCGGTACTTTAAATCCAATTGACTTCCTCTAACAATCTCACCTCTTGCTCTACCGCTAATCCAGCTAAGAACTGGCGGTCCTCACTGAGGTGAGGAAACTTGAGTTGAGAGTCAAAAATGCCCCGCTGGACCTCACGTTGACGCAGGGTGACAAAGCTACCCGGAGCCAGAATGCGCAGTCGTGGGGGCGGAACCTGAGTAGGACGGTTGATCGCGTAGTGGATGTTCGCTTCTTGGAGCTTGCGATCAAAACTAGCGAGAAACGCTTGGGGATTGCTCAGACTGTGACCAGCAGCCAACTCAATATTGACTAAGTAGTGAGCGGGGACTTCGTCCTCGGACAGAGTAATGCAAAAATCTTCCAGGAGTATGCCGAATTCCTGTTGAAGCGCTTGCATCACTTGCGTGGCGTGAAACTCGGTTGTTTTCTCCGTGGTTGAGGACAGTAGCCCACCGCGCCGATGGCGAAACACGATCAGAGGGGCTTGTTCATAAAAACCAACGACTTCCATGACATCACCAATGTCATAGCGATAGAGGCCACTGTAGTTGGTGATCAGAATTCGGTAATATTTGCCAGCTTCGACTTCGTTAGCCAGGAGGGTTTTAGGTTGCTCTGCGTCCCATTGGTCTTGAGGGACAAATTCGAAAAAGCCATTCTCAATCGCTAGGATACTGCCAGCTTCATTGAGGTCAGGGTAGATGCCTAGCATGCCTTCTGCGGAGGCACAAACTCCACCGAACACAGGCGTGTCTTCAAAGTACGAAGGGAAGCGCTCAAAGTAGAAGTCTGAGGTGCCACCGAAAGCAGTAACCACGAAGGATAAATCGGGCCAGGCCGTTTTGGGGGTGAGCCGTCCTTCGGACTTTAAAATTGAGCGCAATTGAGCGGCACGGGCTGGGGCAGCTGAAAATTGTGATTCCAGGCTGATTCGCACTTCTGGCTCAATTTCCAACCAGCCAGCTAGGGTGCCTTTTTCGAGGTCTTCAATTAGGGCTTCGGCGTATCGCTCTAAATAGTTACATAGCCGCAGGACCAGCATGGGAAAGTTGGAGGCAACGCCCCGCATAGCAGGATCGCGCAGGGCAAATAACAGGCAAACATAATGACGGGCCAAGCTGTCATCTGGCCGTAGGGCTTCGTAGGGATGGGCAAACAGTTGCTGGCACAGAAATTTGCTCATCCGTAGCGTGCCAGCGCTGGCCTGACCGTAGTCGATGCCGCCACTGGTTCGTCCCAGGAGCTGGGCTGAGTTTGTGATTAGCGCTTTGCCAAATTTGAGGCCTCGGGCTCGCAAGCCTTGGTTGAGAAAGCCAATGCTAGTAAGGTTCGCCTGCCGCAGTGAGTTCTTATAACGCTGGGTGATGGGAATGAGTTTCTGCCTGCCTGTGGAACCACTGGTCAGGTTGAGATAGATCACGGGATCAGGGGTGAGAATATTCTTTTCCCCTTGAGCAATGCGGTCGGTATAGGACTCGTAGCTGCTGTAGGGCAGAATTGGAACCTGCTCTCGAAATTGCTCAATGGTTTTGATATCTCTCAAACCATATTTCTGACCGTATTCTGTGTCCCGATGAGCCAGCAATAGCCCGCGCAGAAATTGCTCCTGCACCCTAAAAGCTTGACGGGTTTTACGAACGAAGCTGGCCTTAATGACTTCGGTAGCAGTAGTCAGAATGGGCAATAGAGAGTAGTTCATCTAAAAACCGATGAGTTTATCAGCAAGCTAAGGCTGCTTTTCAGTCTGCTAAAAATGTAGCTTCATAGACAAGCTACTTCTACTACGTTTTTTGCAACGCAGCTTACTTTAGCACAAACGATTCTCGTTTTTGAGGGTAGGGCAGAACTCTACGCTCGGCTTGTGTTGTCTAAAGCAGCAAAACCGCTCAATTCTTGCGCCAAGCCAAAGCCAGACAATCAGCTTCCCCACACAAACCGGCTGTAGAAATATCTGCGGCGAAAAGCAGTTTTGGCAAGGCTGGACTGAATCCTTCTACCTATTCAACTTCGGGTAGCCTAGCCACTCGAAATGTTGTGATTTTCTCACTTGGGTTTTGAAGATCAGGCGCTCGTTTTTGAGGTTTATGTCTTTGGGGGGAAGGGCTAAATAGCGACCTCTGGTGTCAGAGATGTACTGGTGGTCTGAGACTTTAGGCTGGCCTGAGTAGAGCGGCTT
This region includes:
- a CDS encoding MFS transporter; the protein is MTTWQDPKLLVLLAAGSLIVMVGAVIAPILPEIVNQLHLDPSSAGSLVSLHYLTVGLASPLCGILADRIGQLRLLIPCLVLYALFGVSGAFLQDFTLLLVSRGLLGAASGGIAAASLGLLSRLYQGEDRSQAIAYVSSTLTLANIVYPLLGGWLGAIHWQWAFYLYGLALPLGIWALYVFQEDALALSQPKGATDSSDTSNSDLFQVLWRIEIWQLLLTLTLVSGAVYGVVVYLPLYLKATLGTGAGLNGTLLATQAIGAAVVSAFGVRRLTNRLGIDGTFAVGFGLMALSLIAIPNLHQLYWLVPVTVLFGLGFGIVTPSLYSVLADLTPLKLQSSVLAAGTGAGFLGQFLSPILLGQVFATAGVTGVFYTVATVIMGAGAASVLLLRRYFKSN
- a CDS encoding GH3 auxin-responsive promoter family protein, with the protein product MNYSLLPILTTATEVIKASFVRKTRQAFRVQEQFLRGLLLAHRDTEYGQKYGLRDIKTIEQFREQVPILPYSSYESYTDRIAQGEKNILTPDPVIYLNLTSGSTGRQKLIPITQRYKNSLRQANLTSIGFLNQGLRARGLKFGKALITNSAQLLGRTSGGIDYGQASAGTLRMSKFLCQQLFAHPYEALRPDDSLARHYVCLLFALRDPAMRGVASNFPMLVLRLCNYLERYAEALIEDLEKGTLAGWLEIEPEVRISLESQFSAAPARAAQLRSILKSEGRLTPKTAWPDLSFVVTAFGGTSDFYFERFPSYFEDTPVFGGVCASAEGMLGIYPDLNEAGSILAIENGFFEFVPQDQWDAEQPKTLLANEVEAGKYYRILITNYSGLYRYDIGDVMEVVGFYEQAPLIVFRHRRGGLLSSTTEKTTEFHATQVMQALQQEFGILLEDFCITLSEDEVPAHYLVNIELAAGHSLSNPQAFLASFDRKLQEANIHYAINRPTQVPPPRLRILAPGSFVTLRQREVQRGIFDSQLKFPHLSEDRQFLAGLAVEQEVRLLEEVNWI